Proteins from one Choloepus didactylus isolate mChoDid1 chromosome 4, mChoDid1.pri, whole genome shotgun sequence genomic window:
- the NGDN gene encoding neuroguidin isoform X2, translating into MAASEVLESDLLSAVTLLKNLQEQVMAVTAQVQALTKKVQAGAYPTEKGLSFLEVKDQLLLMYLMDLSHLILDKASGRSLQGHAAVLRLVEIRTVLEKLRPLDQKLKYQIDKLVKTAVTGSLSENDPLRFKPHPSNMMSKLSSEDEEEDEVEEGQSEASGKKSVKGTSKKYVPPRLVPVHYDETEAEREKQRLERAKKRALSSSVIRELKEQYSDAPEEIHDARHPHVTRQSQEDQHRINYEESMMVRLSVSKREKGLQKRANVMSSQLHSLTHFSDISALTGGTPHLDEDQNSVKKRKKMPKKGRKKKGFRRRR; encoded by the exons ATGGCGGCGTCG gAGGTGCTGGAATCAGACTTGCTAAGCGCCGTGACGCTTTTGAAAAACCTCCAGGAGCAG GTGATGGCTGTAACTGCACAAGTGCAAGCTCTAACAAAAAAAGTTCAAGCTGGAGCCTATCCTACAGAGAAG GGTCTCAGTTTCTTAGAAGTGAAAGATCAGCTGCTGCTCATGTATCTTATGGACTTAAGCCACCTCATCCTGGACAAAGCCTCAGGAAGGTCTCTTCAGGGCCATGCTGCAGTTTTGAGACTGGTGGAAATTCGCACG GTTTTGGAAAAGCTTCGTCCTTTGGACCAAAAACTGAAGTATCAAATTGACAAACTGGTCAAGACTGCAGTGACAGGCAGCCTCA GTGAGAATGATCCACTTCGTTTTAAGCCTCATCCCAGCAATATGATGAGCAAG ttgagCTCTGAGGATGAGGAGGAAGATGAAGTGGAAGAAGGCCAGTCTGAAGCTTCAGGGAAAAAATCTGTAAAAGGAACATCTAAGAAATATGTCCCACCACGCTTGGTTCCAGTACATTATG ATGAAACAGAAGCTGAGCGGGAAAAGCAGCGTCTGGAACGAGCCAAGAAACGGGCATTGAGTAGCTCTGTCATTCGTGAGCTTAAAGAGCAGTATTCAGATGCTCCAGAGGAAATTCATGATGCTCGACATCCTCATGTTACTCGCCAGAGTCAGGAGGACCAACACAG GATTAACTATGAAGAGAGCATGATGGTGCGTTTAAGTGTCAGTAAGCGAGAAAAAGGGCTGCAAAAACGAGCAAATGTCATGAGCTCACAACTTCACTCCCTCACACACTTCAGTGATATCAGTGCTTTGACAGGAGGAACCCCCCATCTTGATGAG GATCAGAATTCTgttaagaagaggaagaagatgccTAAGAAAGGTCGGAAGAAGAAAG GTTTTCGGAGGCGGCGGTGA
- the NGDN gene encoding neuroguidin isoform X1, protein MAASEVLESDLLSAVTLLKNLQEQVMAVTAQVQALTKKVQAGAYPTEKGLSFLEVKDQLLLMYLMDLSHLILDKASGRSLQGHAAVLRLVEIRTVLEKLRPLDQKLKYQIDKLVKTAVTGSLSENDPLRFKPHPSNMMSKLSSEDEEEDEVEEGQSEASGKKSVKGTSKKYVPPRLVPVHYDETEAEREKQRLERAKKRALSSSVIRELKEQYSDAPEEIHDARHPHVTRQSQEDQHRINYEESMMVRLSVSKREKGLQKRANVMSSQLHSLTHFSDISALTGGTPHLDEDQNSVKKRKKMPKKGRKKKGHLHACLHLLFAIASMPGMV, encoded by the exons ATGGCGGCGTCG gAGGTGCTGGAATCAGACTTGCTAAGCGCCGTGACGCTTTTGAAAAACCTCCAGGAGCAG GTGATGGCTGTAACTGCACAAGTGCAAGCTCTAACAAAAAAAGTTCAAGCTGGAGCCTATCCTACAGAGAAG GGTCTCAGTTTCTTAGAAGTGAAAGATCAGCTGCTGCTCATGTATCTTATGGACTTAAGCCACCTCATCCTGGACAAAGCCTCAGGAAGGTCTCTTCAGGGCCATGCTGCAGTTTTGAGACTGGTGGAAATTCGCACG GTTTTGGAAAAGCTTCGTCCTTTGGACCAAAAACTGAAGTATCAAATTGACAAACTGGTCAAGACTGCAGTGACAGGCAGCCTCA GTGAGAATGATCCACTTCGTTTTAAGCCTCATCCCAGCAATATGATGAGCAAG ttgagCTCTGAGGATGAGGAGGAAGATGAAGTGGAAGAAGGCCAGTCTGAAGCTTCAGGGAAAAAATCTGTAAAAGGAACATCTAAGAAATATGTCCCACCACGCTTGGTTCCAGTACATTATG ATGAAACAGAAGCTGAGCGGGAAAAGCAGCGTCTGGAACGAGCCAAGAAACGGGCATTGAGTAGCTCTGTCATTCGTGAGCTTAAAGAGCAGTATTCAGATGCTCCAGAGGAAATTCATGATGCTCGACATCCTCATGTTACTCGCCAGAGTCAGGAGGACCAACACAG GATTAACTATGAAGAGAGCATGATGGTGCGTTTAAGTGTCAGTAAGCGAGAAAAAGGGCTGCAAAAACGAGCAAATGTCATGAGCTCACAACTTCACTCCCTCACACACTTCAGTGATATCAGTGCTTTGACAGGAGGAACCCCCCATCTTGATGAG GATCAGAATTCTgttaagaagaggaagaagatgccTAAGAAAGGTCGGAAGAAGAAAG GACATCTTCATGCCTGTCTGCATCTCCTTTTTGCCATTGCTTCGATGCCTGGGATGGTTTAG